From the genome of Deferribacteraceae bacterium V6Fe1:
CCCCTTGTACTTTTATAAAGCATCCTTTTCTCCTTTTAAAAAGAAGGTACTCCGCTAAGGGAGTACCTATTAGATTAAACCATTTCGATATCAGCAAAGAAATATCTTGTTTCCTGAGCAGCAGTTTCAGGGGCATCGGAGCCATGAACTGCATTGTTGTCAATATTTGCACCAAACTCTTTTCTCAAAGTGCCCTCTTCTGCATTTGCAGGATTAGTTGCACCCATTAACTTTCTCCAGTCGAGGATTGCATTCTCTTTTTCAAGAATCATAACCACACAAGGGCCGCTGCTCATAAATGTGGTAAGGTCATTAAAGAAAGGTTTTTCTTTGTGCACAGCATAAAAACCTTCTGCGACCTTTTTAGTCATATGAATTTTTTTCATTGCTACAATCTTAAATCCGTTGCTTTCAATACGGTCGATTATTTTTCCTGTATACCCTTTTGCAACGGCATCAGGTTTAATTATTGCAAATGTTTTTTCCATGTAAATTACCTCCGTTTTTGTTTAAACCTGAACTATTAGCATTATTTTATAATCATTGCAAGAAAAGTTATGTCTACCCCGGATTTATTTTCAATGGAATGTCCTTCACCTTTTTTGGTAATCAAGAGGTCTCCGGGATAAAGGATATCTTCTTGCCCGTTATCACTTACTATGCCTGAGCCGTCGAGCATAAAGTATATCTCCATATCATCTTCATGAGTGTGGTAACCGATAAGTGAATCGGGCTTTAAATTGACAACGGAAAACATTTTTATATTTCCTGAAAATTGGCTCATGGCTTCATACCCCATATTTATTAGGCTACCTCTCCCACCTCTTGGGTTTTCTACTTTTTTGGCATCAATATCTTTTCCTCTGACAATCATAAGGCCTCCTTAGTAAGATGGGATTTATTTAATAATGCAGAGATAAAAAAGTCAATAAATGAATTGACTGAAAATGTTAAAAATACTAAAATTGGCTGGTTATATCTTCAAGCAGGTATGTTAAAGAGGGTAAGATGGGGAATCTGTTTGTTTTTTTGGTTGATTTTTTTAAAGAGGTGGAAAACCCAAAAGATTACGATGATTTTATTGAAAAGTATCTTATATTTAGAACTCTAACATATCTTTTTTTGTCAATCTTTTTAATGCTTTTGTGGGGTTTGTTTGATTATTTTATAGACTACGAAAATTTCAGATATTTTATTAAGTTAAGGGTTGGTTATGCCTTAATTGTTTTTATCATTCTTATTATTTATTCACTTAAAAATATGCCTTATAAGTATTATAGGATTGTAGGATTTATAAACTATGCCCTTCTTATTTCATCGGTGTTTCCTATGTTGTTGGCTACAAATGAAAAGCTTTCATATTTTCTCGGATTTAGTGTAATATTTTTTGGCACATCCATTATTATGGTATGGCCGATTATTTATATGATTGTCCCTATGGTAATTAGCTTTGTCCTATATATGTTTGTTTTTGACATAAATCTGTTTGCAAAAGAAAGTATAGTGGTAACAATATTCATGCCCACCGTTTTTTTGGTATCATTGGCTGCCAATATCTTGGTTTACAATGAATTTATGTTAACAAACTATCTTATAAAAAAACTTAATTCCAAATTGGAATAATCATAACCGACATAACCTTCATAAATATTCTTGGCAGTTTCATAAGGTTAAATTATATTTGACTATAAAGTTTAATTTTGCTAAAAAAAGTAAAACTGTAGAGGTGTCGAATATGATTTGGAATGAAGAGTTTGAAACCCTGCCAAGAGAGGCATTAGAGGCTTTACAGCTAAGGAGATTGCAAAATCTTGTGGAGAGAGTTTACGCTACAGTCCCTTTTTACAAAGAAGCCTTTGATAAAAAAGGGGTAAAACCTGAAGACATAAAAAGTTTGAAAGATTTAAGAAAGTTGCCTTTTACTTACAAGCAAGATATGAGAGACAATTATCCCTACGGTTTGTTTGCTGTACCAAAAGAGCAGGTCGTCAGAATTCATGCTTCAAGCGGGACTACAGGGAAACCTACAGTGGTTGGTTATACAAGGCGGGATATTGGCACATGGGCTGAGCTTATGGCAAGGACATTTACAGCTGCGGGGGTAAAAAAAGGCGATGTTTTGCAAAATGCTTACGGATATGGTCTTTTTACAGGAGGGCTTGGAGCTCACTATGGAGCAGAATTGATCGGTGCTTCTGTTATCCCTATTTCAGGGGGTAATTCCGCTAAGCAGGTAATGATTTTAAAAGACTTCGGTACGACTGCGATATCCTGCACTCCATCATACGCTTTAAATCTCTATGAAGTTGCATTAGAGGAAGGTGTGAATTTAAAAGATCTGCCGGTAAGAGTGGGAGTGTTTGGAGCAGAGCCATGGACAAATGCAATGAGGAAAGAGATTGAAGAAAAGTGGGGGATAGATGCCATAGATATATACGGACTTAGCGAAGTAATGGGCCCCGGAGTTTCATTTGAATGTGTTGAGGCAAAAAACGGTATGCATATTAATGAAGACCATTTTATTGCAGAGATAATTGATCCCGAAACCGAAGAACCTCTTGAATACGGTCAGGTTGGTGAACTTGTTTTTACAACCATAACAAAAGAGGCAATACCTCTCATAAGATATAGGACAAGGGATATTACTAGACTGATAAAAGAGCCTTGCAAATGCGGAAGAACTTTTGTCAGAATGGAAAAAGTAACAGGCCGTAGCGACGATATGCTTATTATAAGAGGTGTTAATGTATTCCCATCTCAAATAGAATCTATTTTGGTTGAAAGAAAGGGTGTTCAACCGCACTATCAACTTGTTGTTGACAGGGTTGGTAATCTGGACACGCTTGAAGTGCAGGTAGAGGTTGGAGAAGAGCTATTTTCCGATGAAATAAAGGTTTTGCAAAGTATTGAAAAGGGTATAGAGAAGGATATTAAAGATATTATAGGTGTTTCGGCAAAAGTTAAGCTCGTGGAGCCTAAGACTATTCAAAGGAGTGAAGGTAAGGCAAAAAGGGTTATTGATAAGAGAGTTATGAAATAGTTTAGGAGGATGAACTATGAAGATTTTACAGATTTCGGTGTTTATTGAAAATCAGTCAGGAAGGCTTTATGAAGTAACAAATTTGCTTGGTAAAAATGGAATAAATATCAGAGCGCTGTCATTGGCAGACACTTCGGATTTCGGAATATTGAGACTTATCGTTAATGACCCGGAAAAGGCGCACTCTATGTTAAGGGAAAACGGTTTTACCGTAGGTAGAACAGAGGTGATAGCTGTTGAGGTGCCGGATAAACCGGGGGGGCTTGCCAGTGTCCTTAAAGTATTAGATGAAAATAAAATTAATGTTGAGTACATGTATGCTTTTGTTGAAATGAGTGGTGATTGTGCAGTAATGATATTCAGGTTTGATGAGACGGATAAGGCGTTAAAGGTGCTTTCAGACAATGGGATTAACACTATAGAAGGGAAAAAAATATACGGGATGTAGAGATGAAAATTATGATAAAAAATTTTTTAATAATACTTGTGTTATTGGTTAGCAGTGTTTCTTATGCGGAAGTAAAGATTGGAGCTCTTTTTGCCGTAACAGGTCCTGCTTCATTTCTCGGTTTGCCTGAAAAACAGACACTTGAAATGCTTGTGGATGAGGTTAATGCTAATGGCGGAATCAACGGCGAAAAGATAGAGCTTGTTGTTTATGACACTAAAGGGAGCGACCAGGAGGCGAGAAAGAAATTTTTAAGATTAGTCAAAAAAGACAGAGTCATTGCAGTGATAGGTCCTACAAGGAGCGGATCTACACTTGCGATAAAAGATTTGGCAGATAGCGAAAAGGTGCCGGTTTTAAGCTGTGCTGCAAGTGCAAGGATAGTCGACCCATTATCAAAGTATATGTTTAAAGTTGCACCTTCAGACAGCCATGCAGTTGAAAAAATTTTTGAGTTTTTGTCTGAAAAGGGGAAAAATAAAATCGCTGTGCTGACCGCTCAAAATGGTTTTGGTGATTCGGGGCGTGCAGCTCTTGAACAGCTTGCTCCTCAATATAAAGTTGAAATTGTGGCAAATGAAAAGTTTAGGGATACGGATAAAGATATGACATCTCAGCTCAGCAAGATTGCATCACAAAACCCTGATGCAGTAATTGTGTGGGGTGTTGGACCCGCACCTGCGATAGTTGCCAAAAATTTCAGACAGCTTAATATGAAAGGTTATCTTATAATGAGTCACGGTGTTGCTTCCAAGAAATTTATAGAGCTTGCAAGGGATGCTGCCGAAGGTGTTATTTTGCCTGCCGGCAGACTTTTAGTGGCTGATAAGTTGTCTGATAATGATAAGTTTAAAAAGCTTTTGGTTGAATACAAGAACAAATATGAATCAAAATTTAACTCACCTGTTTCCACATTTGGCGGTCATGCTTATGATGCACTTATGATTTTTAAGACAGCTTATGCAGGGAGTAAGAATAATTTAATATCAGGGATCGAAGGGATAAAAGGATATTTAGGCACATACGGGGAATTTAATTTTGATAGTGTAAACCATGATGGACTTAGTAAGGATGCATTTGTAATGGTGGAGATTAAAAATGGGGATTGGGAGTTAATAAAATAAATACAAACTTAGGAGGATGTATTATGAAGTTCAAAATTTTGGTTTGTGCAATAGTTTTGGTAAGTGCCTCGGCATTTGCGGAAATTAGGCTTGGAGCACTTTTTGCGGTGACAGGTCCTGCATCATTTCTCGGCCTGCCTGAAAAACAGACACTTGAGATGCTTGTGGATGAGGTTAATGCAAGCGGTGGGATTAACGGCGAAAAAATAGAACTTTTTGTTTATGACACAAAGGGGAGTGATCAGGAAGCAAGAAAAAAGTTCTTAAGGCTTGTTCAGAAAGATAAAGTGCTTGCAGTGATTGGACCTACAAGGACGGGCTCGGCTCTTGCAATAAAGGATTTGGCTGAGGAGAGCAAAGTGCCGCTTTTTACTTGCGCCGCGAGTAGAAAAATAGTCGATCCTGTAGCCAAATATGTTTTTAAATCGCCACAAAGTGACGACCATGCAGTTGAGAAGATTTTTGAGTATTTGACGGCAAAAAATAAGTCAAAAATAGCTATAATGACTGCACAAAACGGGTTTGGTGCCGCAGGCAGGGATGCACTTATTGCAATTGCACCGCAATATAAAATAGAGATAGTTGCCGATGAAAAATTCAGAGATACAGACAAGGACATGACATCCCAGCTTAGCAAGATTGCATCACAAAACCCTGACGCAGTAATTGTATGGGGTGTGGGGCCTGCTCCTGCGATAGTTGCTAAAAATTTCAGACAGCTTAACATGAAGGGCTATCTTATAATGAGTCATGGTGTTGCTTCTAAAAAATTTATAGAGCTTGCAGGGGATGCGGCTGAAGGTGTTATTTTGCCTGCCGGCAGACTTTTAATAGCAGATAAATTGCCTGAAAATGATAAATATAAAAAGCTATTGGTTGAGTATAAAAGTAAATTTGAATCTAAATACAATTCACCTGTCTCTACATTCGGCGGTCACGCATACGATTCTTTCCTTATGTTTAAAAAAGGGGTTGAGAGTGGCGGAAAAGATAGTGCGAAAATCGTTGCTGCCGTGGAAAAGATAAGGAATATGATTGGCACTGCAGGTGAATTTAATATGTCTGAAGGTGACCATAACGGTCTTACAAAAGAGGCGTTTGAAATGCTTATTATAAAAAATGGTAATTGGGAGATTGCTGAATAATGCAGTTTTTATATTCCGGAATTACAAGTGGCAGTATTTATGCCCTTGTAGCAATTGGGTTTAATATTATTTACAATACAACCGGAATAATTAACTTTGCTCAAGGGGAATTTGTAATGTTAGGCGGGATGTTCATCTATAGTCTTTTATATATGATGAATATCCCGTTTATTTTTGCTTTTCCTGTAGCGTTGTTTGGTGCATTTGTGTTAGGGGTATTATTTGAGAGGGTTTTTATCAGGTATGTTAAAGTAAAAACCGAGCTCAATCTCATTACAATAACCATTGCAGGCTCGATAATTTTAAGAGGGATTGCAATGCTGATTTGGGGAAGAGACACTTTATTGGTAGAAAGCTTCATCCCCTCAAAAACAATTCAGCTTTATGAGGGTACAATTACCTCTGACAGTGTTTTAGTAATAGGGGTATCCCTTTTTATATCGTTTTTTCTTACAATATTTTTCAAGAAGACTAAGTATGGTAAAGCTTTCAGGGCATGTTACGAAGATAAGGTTGCAGCCTCTGTTTGCGGTATCAACGTGAAAATGGTTGTTATGTTCTCATTTGGTATAGCCGCTTTTTTAGGTGCTGTGGCGGGTGTTGCAGTCTCTCCTATAACGTATGTTACTTACAATGATGGCGTGATGACCGGGCTTAAGGGGTTTTCGGCGGCGGTAATGGGGGGGCTTGGCAGTTTTTGGGGCGGTATTTTTGGCGGAATTATACTTGGAGTCAGTGAAGCTTTTTTTGCATCTGTATTTCCGTCAGGCTATAAAGATGCGATGGCATTTTTAATAATATTATTGATTTTATTTTTTAGACCACAAGGGATTCTTGGAAGGAAAAAGGCTACAAGGGTATGACAAAAATACAATGCCAGATTTATTTAATTAAAGGGTGATTGAGCTGTTTTTATGAGAAAATTGAATTTTTCGTTTGTTATTATCAATTTATTTTTTTTGTTTTGGGTTGGAATGTATGTCAAAAATGAATATTATTTAAGTCTTGTAATATATATTTTGTTTAATGCTATTAATGCATCTTGTTTAAACGTGCTTTTAGGCTATGCAGGGATTATTTCTCTCGGGCAGGCTGCTTTCTTTGGGATAGGGGCTTACAGCTCAGGTATCTTGACTGCTACCTACGGGATTAATCCTTATTTGACAATAATTATAGGTGTCATACTATCGGCAGTAATTGCGCTAATAATCGGTTATCCGGCACTCAAGCTTCATGGGCATTATCTTGCGATGGCAACTCTTGGATTTGGGATGATAGTGTATATATGCTTTAATGAGATGGACTTTTTAACAGGCGGACCATCAGGACTTACAGGAATTCCGGATATGTCATTTTTTGGATTCTTACTTGATGATGAATATAAATTTTTTGTTTTTATGGGTGCAGTTTACATGTTATTTCTCTTTTTGATGGAGATGTTTGATAAGTCATTTCTCTCGTATAAATTGAGATTTATTCATGAATCTGAAAATGCATCAAGTTCATACGGCATAGATGTAGCAAAAACAAAGCTTACCACATTTGTGGTGGTAGCTTGCATTACTTCAATAAACGGCAGTCTCTTTGCTTTCTACTCAAATTTTGTCAGCCCTGTATCGTTTAGTTTTCATTACTCTGTCGAAATGCTCGTGATGGCAGTATTCGGTGGGCTGGGAAGCATTACTGGAGGCACAATAGGAGCAGCGATATTGACATCAATCCCTGAAATTTTTGCGGAAATAGAAGATTATGAAGTTGTGATTTACGGCGTTATTCTTGCTGTCACGATTTTGTTTTTAGACGGCGGAATAGCAAAATTATGTAGAAGACTGGCAGGTAAATATGTTAAGTCTGAATAATGTCTCCGTCAACTTTGGCGGCGTTAAGGCACTTACCGATGTAACGTTTAATGTGCCGGCTAATAAAATTACCGCACTAATTGGCCCAAACGGTGCGGGGAAAACCACCCTTTTTAATTCAATTACAGGGTTTATACCGCATTTTACCGGTGATATTCAATTTGAGAATAATAAGCTTAACGGAAAATTACCTCATGAAATCTTTCAGTTGGGGATATCAAGGACTTTTCAAAATTTAAACTTGATAAATGAATTAACCCTTCGTGAGAATATGCTTTTGGGAGTTATAGGCAAGGAAAAACCTGCCATATTTTCAAGTTTTTTCAGACTTAATAAAGGTTATTGGAAAAGGGTTGAGGAAAGGATTGACGATGTGCTTTATCTTACAGGGATAAAGAAATGGGAGAAACACAAACCCGACTCAGTCCCATATGGAGTGTTAAAAAATTTGGAGATGGCAAGGGCACTTATATCAAACCCAAAATTACTTTTGCTTGATGAGCCTGCCGCAGGACTAAATAATAAAGAGCGTGAAAATATCGCGGAGAT
Proteins encoded in this window:
- a CDS encoding cupin domain-containing protein, coding for MIVRGKDIDAKKVENPRGGRGSLINMGYEAMSQFSGNIKMFSVVNLKPDSLIGYHTHEDDMEIYFMLDGSGIVSDNGQEDILYPGDLLITKKGEGHSIENKSGVDITFLAMIIK
- the ndk gene encoding nucleoside-diphosphate kinase, giving the protein MYMEKTFAIIKPDAVAKGYTGKIIDRIESNGFKIVAMKKIHMTKKVAEGFYAVHKEKPFFNDLTTFMSSGPCVVMILEKENAILDWRKLMGATNPANAEEGTLRKEFGANIDNNAVHGSDAPETAAQETRYFFADIEMV
- a CDS encoding branched-chain amino acid ABC transporter permease codes for the protein MQFLYSGITSGSIYALVAIGFNIIYNTTGIINFAQGEFVMLGGMFIYSLLYMMNIPFIFAFPVALFGAFVLGVLFERVFIRYVKVKTELNLITITIAGSIILRGIAMLIWGRDTLLVESFIPSKTIQLYEGTITSDSVLVIGVSLFISFFLTIFFKKTKYGKAFRACYEDKVAASVCGINVKMVVMFSFGIAAFLGAVAGVAVSPITYVTYNDGVMTGLKGFSAAVMGGLGSFWGGIFGGIILGVSEAFFASVFPSGYKDAMAFLIILLILFFRPQGILGRKKATRV
- a CDS encoding ACT domain-containing protein yields the protein MKILQISVFIENQSGRLYEVTNLLGKNGINIRALSLADTSDFGILRLIVNDPEKAHSMLRENGFTVGRTEVIAVEVPDKPGGLASVLKVLDENKINVEYMYAFVEMSGDCAVMIFRFDETDKALKVLSDNGINTIEGKKIYGM
- a CDS encoding ABC transporter substrate-binding protein translates to MIKNFLIILVLLVSSVSYAEVKIGALFAVTGPASFLGLPEKQTLEMLVDEVNANGGINGEKIELVVYDTKGSDQEARKKFLRLVKKDRVIAVIGPTRSGSTLAIKDLADSEKVPVLSCAASARIVDPLSKYMFKVAPSDSHAVEKIFEFLSEKGKNKIAVLTAQNGFGDSGRAALEQLAPQYKVEIVANEKFRDTDKDMTSQLSKIASQNPDAVIVWGVGPAPAIVAKNFRQLNMKGYLIMSHGVASKKFIELARDAAEGVILPAGRLLVADKLSDNDKFKKLLVEYKNKYESKFNSPVSTFGGHAYDALMIFKTAYAGSKNNLISGIEGIKGYLGTYGEFNFDSVNHDGLSKDAFVMVEIKNGDWELIK
- a CDS encoding phenylacetate--CoA ligase, with translation MIWNEEFETLPREALEALQLRRLQNLVERVYATVPFYKEAFDKKGVKPEDIKSLKDLRKLPFTYKQDMRDNYPYGLFAVPKEQVVRIHASSGTTGKPTVVGYTRRDIGTWAELMARTFTAAGVKKGDVLQNAYGYGLFTGGLGAHYGAELIGASVIPISGGNSAKQVMILKDFGTTAISCTPSYALNLYEVALEEGVNLKDLPVRVGVFGAEPWTNAMRKEIEEKWGIDAIDIYGLSEVMGPGVSFECVEAKNGMHINEDHFIAEIIDPETEEPLEYGQVGELVFTTITKEAIPLIRYRTRDITRLIKEPCKCGRTFVRMEKVTGRSDDMLIIRGVNVFPSQIESILVERKGVQPHYQLVVDRVGNLDTLEVQVEVGEELFSDEIKVLQSIEKGIEKDIKDIIGVSAKVKLVEPKTIQRSEGKAKRVIDKRVMK
- a CDS encoding branched-chain amino acid ABC transporter permease, translating into MRKLNFSFVIINLFFLFWVGMYVKNEYYLSLVIYILFNAINASCLNVLLGYAGIISLGQAAFFGIGAYSSGILTATYGINPYLTIIIGVILSAVIALIIGYPALKLHGHYLAMATLGFGMIVYICFNEMDFLTGGPSGLTGIPDMSFFGFLLDDEYKFFVFMGAVYMLFLFLMEMFDKSFLSYKLRFIHESENASSSYGIDVAKTKLTTFVVVACITSINGSLFAFYSNFVSPVSFSFHYSVEMLVMAVFGGLGSITGGTIGAAILTSIPEIFAEIEDYEVVIYGVILAVTILFLDGGIAKLCRRLAGKYVKSE
- a CDS encoding ABC transporter substrate-binding protein; protein product: MKFKILVCAIVLVSASAFAEIRLGALFAVTGPASFLGLPEKQTLEMLVDEVNASGGINGEKIELFVYDTKGSDQEARKKFLRLVQKDKVLAVIGPTRTGSALAIKDLAEESKVPLFTCAASRKIVDPVAKYVFKSPQSDDHAVEKIFEYLTAKNKSKIAIMTAQNGFGAAGRDALIAIAPQYKIEIVADEKFRDTDKDMTSQLSKIASQNPDAVIVWGVGPAPAIVAKNFRQLNMKGYLIMSHGVASKKFIELAGDAAEGVILPAGRLLIADKLPENDKYKKLLVEYKSKFESKYNSPVSTFGGHAYDSFLMFKKGVESGGKDSAKIVAAVEKIRNMIGTAGEFNMSEGDHNGLTKEAFEMLIIKNGNWEIAE
- a CDS encoding ABC transporter ATP-binding protein, producing MLSLNNVSVNFGGVKALTDVTFNVPANKITALIGPNGAGKTTLFNSITGFIPHFTGDIQFENNKLNGKLPHEIFQLGISRTFQNLNLINELTLRENMLLGVIGKEKPAIFSSFFRLNKGYWKRVEERIDDVLYLTGIKKWEKHKPDSVPYGVLKNLEMARALISNPKLLLLDEPAAGLNNKERENIAEIIAQLKDKGFTVLMVEHDMGFVSHLSDYVVCLNFGQVIAKGTFGEIRNNKDVIKAYLGDEDA